In Raphanus sativus cultivar WK10039 unplaced genomic scaffold, ASM80110v3 Scaffold3819, whole genome shotgun sequence, the genomic window GCAATATGATGAAGGCGCTCGGCTTTTCTCTTGACATTACGATCTATTTTCTCTGTATCTTCTCTTGCCCGAGCTACATAATAAAATCCCCACAAGAACGGATTAATTAAAATGCAgtaaaacaaaaggaaaaagacaTGACAAGATTGAATTAAGTTCATACCATCGAGTTTAAGGAACCCTGAACCAAGAATTGCAACGTCCTGACGCGCACGAGCGTCAAGTCTCATAATGCCACTGAAAATAATAAGAACATAAATCTCGACACATAAGGGACCTTCTTACACAGCtaatgtatagttttataaaCGCAGAAGGATAATGTAAAAATACCGAGAGAGAAGAACAAAGTCGCTACGAGCCCTTTCATTCACAAACTTAGCATCATTAGACACATATTCCACCAAAACCTGTCTTGAGCTGCTTGTTCTCCTTGGCTTCACTTTCTTCTCACCTTCTTTTTGTACAATTTGAGAGCTGAAACATCACCAAAGAAACTCATCAGCCAACTTTGGTTTATGGAAGATaagaacagaagaaaaaaaacaaaagagctTTAACTTACTTAGGTGACTCCTCGTGTGGTTTAGTTTCAGTGTCTTGAGACTTTCCAAGAAAACACAAAGTAGAAGAAGATCTACGACAAGTAGTAACAAAAGTAACAGGCTTTGTACAAGAAAGACCTTGTAATTCTTCAGCAGAGGAGCTCTTTTTGGGTGAGAAAGCTAGCAAGACCCTTTGAGATCTCGAAGCACTAGCCCTCTTCGCTAAAATGGGACTACTGGGCACAACTTTGCTCACGTTAAGAGCCATAGGCATAACAAACCTAATAACTCCTCTGTagataccaaaaatataaaccaaagtAAGCAGAAAAAAAACAGGCAATTTCCACAGAGAAgctaaaataaaactcaaaattgGATTGTAAATGAAATCTAAGACAAACCCATCAAAGAAAACTCCATGATATAAGATAAGGAATCATAAAGATTGAATTTTGATGAGAAGGCAGCAAAGAGAAAGAGACTAACCTTGAGAGATAGATGAAGTGGAAAAGAGGAAATCTAAAGGGGATATATTAGAGAAGAAGACAGAGAAGGGGAATTATAGATGGGAGTGAAGATTGTAACCACAAGGGTTACTTGTGGCCCAGTGAGAGCCAACCGTACCCCGTAGGTTTCTATTTTCAATCTCTGGTCCTTGTTTTAAGTAATGGGATCCCACTCTTTTCCCTCCTTTTAATAGTTTTGGTCCCATTTCTAGAGGGTGGAACCTACTCTGATCGGTCGGTAATCGTCGAGTCAGGACTAATTTTTGAGtccttaaattattttattagtattttgaTGTTAAGAGATAAATGTAAGGACAATCTCAAATGTGTAGATTATTGGTAAAAACTTTATATTGTTTCTAAACCAAGTTCAACAACAGCATACCCATATCATTTACACTGGACAGCCTCCTCACATTAATGGAACCTCACCTATGACATTACCTCCCACAACATACCATCACACAAACGACGTACATTATCGCCTCTGCCGCAGCCATATCCAATCTATTACAATCTAATTGATCAGTATAGTTCGAGGCAAGTTCACACCGCCTGTGAAACACAGCACCGTTTTAAACACCCACCAAGTTGATTGCTTTTGCTAAATCTTCCAACGCACATGCTTCGAAGCCGCATAGCCTCAAGCAGAGATGTCTCAGGGTGGAGGTTCAAGAAAGGGTCTTGGCTATGGGAATGCCTTGCAGAGTTTCTGATTGGTGAGGATTCCGGTCTTTGAGAAGCAAGAAAGACCCGGTTTTTCTTAGTCTCAGTGGTTCTAAAGGAGCTTAGAGATGATGCATTCTTTCTAAGAACAGTGAGGAGACGTGAATCACAAGGAGCAAAAACATTGAAACATAAGATGCCATATTGAAACCACTACAAAACCAATCACCTAGCAAGAAACAGAGGTTCTGAATTAGGCTGTAGCAATCAAACAAAGATACACTATAAACCACCACTTTTCTAAACTAATTCATTCTTTAAGAGTACAAAGTATATAAAGGATGCAACTTTAGCTCGGAAAATTGAAACTGGAAGCAGGGGCTTTACGGATTATGAAAAATTCGAGATGGGTATTGAAAAATTTGCAGCATTACATGAAGAAACCAGACTaaaaaagtttcaatttttaagCAAAGAAATTCAAATCAAAAAGCGATTAGTAAgcgacagagagagagagagagatacctGAAGAATGTAAAGAAGAGAATAGAAGAGAGGAGAATTCACAGTTGATCGAACAGAAATAGAAGCTTAACCTTTGGATCGCGAGCGCCTtctgaagagagagagagagcacaacGGAGAGGTCCGTCGAGGGGATCCACGGAGAGGGTGAGAATCACGGAGGAGAGCCACAGAGACAGAGACAGTCAGCCACAGAGCCACGAAacggaaagagagaagagatgaaacgaagaagaaagaaacctcTCCTCTGTCCTCTCAAACGCCTACACGTGTCAATAAGAGTCGACACTTTTAGTCCTTAATTAAAACACGTCCTTGtgtaattatgtatttttttctttttttttaaaccaaaatagcTTAAGGACCAGGGTTTGGGACCCCGATAATCATGCCCTAAGTACTTTTTTCCATAGATTCACATGATTTTGCAGTACTGAACTGAGGGGGTATGAAGTAGTTACACGTAGTCGTAGACGTCATTTCAGTTTTTAATATCATGTGATTGGGGATGTTAATTATGTTACCAAGAGTGGTTGATAGGAAATGTGGATCCATGTGCATATAGTCTTTACGGCTAGGgagaaaagaaattaaaattgcTGGTACTTATAGTTGTTGAATTGATTACAATACAAAATTACAAAGCGTTTAACTagtaactagatcttgatccgtgcgaccgcaaggtatttattttatatttttagttttcagtttgtattaaatgatatgtttgtaatatttgatcataaatttagatcgaaaactaattttttgcagttataaaaaaataaaattataattataataaaatattcttatataaattcaattatcataattaaaatagtataggtgtggatcataatgctttcgaattccaaatatttggaatttttattaatataaatttgttaagaGAATAATCTTACtcggtatttaattttaaattttaatttttgtgtgtactaaatgttatatttgtaaacgtaatcatattaaattaagtaatttaataattttgcatTTAACGTAAAATATATCACTGATACTGGAGATCATTTAAACAAATCTAACATCTATGATTAGATGTATGtgtaagaaatatatatatatatatataaataaatttgaataatctatgccaaaaacttaaaattaacataaaaattggtttggtttgaatattaaaagatagtgatggcacaataattttcctaccatatgcgatttttattatcattaaatgtggtaaatttagaattaggagatgtatttattaaactgaaaagacatcaattaataaaactataaataatttcgaaattgatttaatagagaaggaaaattaaattttatatttggacaacacattaactcaactaaaaaagacaaacattaaaataggtaatttaatttatattaagacATCACATTAAttcaactgaaaaagacaagcttTAAAATAGGcaacttaatttatattatgacATTACActaactcaactgaaaaagacaagcattaaaataagtaaattatttaattttcagtggcATAGTAGTGtaaataactttgaaaactTAGGGATAATTTATATTggtatttctcttttaataatatagatttcaT contains:
- the LOC130506952 gene encoding senescence-associated protein AAF, chlorolplastic-like, whose product is MALNVSKVVPSSPILAKRASASRSQRVLLAFSPKKSSSAEELQGLSCTKPVTFVTTCRRSSSTLCFLGKSQDTETKPHEESPNSQIVQKEGEKKVKPRRTSSSRQVLVEYVSNDAKFVNERARSDFVLLSRGIMRLDARARQDVAILGSGFLKLD